A single genomic interval of Clostridium facile harbors:
- a CDS encoding DegV family protein, with protein sequence MAKIKIMTDSACDIPKEKEHELNIRILNFPITIEEKGYREREDFETQEFYEVLESCTKIPTHAQITPIEFEEAYQKYYDEGYTDLIYISINSSGSATYQNSIMAKNTFFEEHPEAKDSFQIHIVDSTTYSMVYGYAVIEAAEKAKKGAPVNEIIAFVEDWVHSAHVYFATYDLKFAKKSGRVSAVAAFVGELMGLKPILTFDHGKSKVLGKVRGEKAVIPDLIKRAKAEMTPNTPYYILSGDKPEKTEELVKECKKALGGEPQGVYPIGVVISINAGPQVVAVVVKGSQNSN encoded by the coding sequence ATGGCTAAAATTAAAATTATGACGGATTCCGCTTGTGATATTCCAAAAGAGAAAGAGCACGAACTAAATATCCGTATATTGAATTTTCCCATTACTATTGAGGAAAAAGGATACCGGGAACGGGAAGATTTTGAAACCCAAGAGTTTTATGAAGTTCTAGAAAGTTGTACGAAAATCCCTACTCATGCGCAGATTACACCAATTGAATTTGAAGAAGCTTACCAAAAATACTATGACGAAGGTTATACAGATCTAATTTATATTTCCATCAATAGTAGTGGTTCTGCTACGTATCAGAATTCGATTATGGCAAAAAATACTTTTTTTGAGGAACATCCAGAGGCAAAAGATTCTTTTCAAATTCATATTGTGGATTCTACTACCTATTCCATGGTGTATGGATATGCGGTTATAGAAGCAGCAGAAAAAGCGAAAAAAGGTGCTCCAGTAAACGAGATTATTGCGTTTGTAGAAGACTGGGTTCATTCTGCCCATGTTTATTTTGCCACCTATGATTTGAAATTTGCGAAAAAATCTGGACGTGTTAGTGCTGTAGCAGCCTTTGTTGGGGAGTTAATGGGGCTAAAACCAATTTTAACGTTTGACCATGGCAAATCCAAAGTATTGGGTAAAGTACGTGGGGAAAAAGCGGTAATTCCAGATTTAATCAAACGCGCTAAAGCGGAGATGACCCCAAACACTCCATATTATATTTTGTCCGGGGATAAGCCGGAAAAGACAGAAGAACTGGTGAAAGAATGTAAAAAAGCACTGGGTGGGGAGCCGCAAGGCGTTTACCCAATTGGGGTTGTTATCTCGATTAACGCTGGGCCTCAGGTAGTAGCGGTTGTTGTAAAGGGCAGCCAAAATTCCAACTAA
- a CDS encoding phosphoglycerate kinase, whose translation MTSLNKKTVDDINVAGKRVLVRCDFNVPLKDGVITDENRIVAALPTIKKLIADGGKVILCSHMGKPKGEPKPELSLAPVAKRLSEHLGKEVVFAADDNVVGENAKAAVAAMKDGDVVLLQNTRYRKEETKNGEEFSKELASLADVFVNDAFGTAHRAHCSTVGVTDYVKETAVGYLIGKELQYLGNAVNDPARPFVTILGGAKVADKLNVIENLLNKADTLIIGGGMAYTFLAAKGYGTGTSLLDEEKIDYCKNMLAKAEEKGVQILLPIDCTIADEFPNPIDAEIPVEVVAADAIPADKMSLDIGPKTAELFAEAVKSAKTVVWNGPMGVFENPILAKGTIAVAKAMAETDAVTVIGGGDSAAAVNTLGFGDKMTHISTGGGASLEFLEGKELPGIAAIQDK comes from the coding sequence ATGACTTCTTTAAACAAAAAGACTGTTGATGACATCAATGTCGCAGGTAAAAGAGTTCTTGTTCGCTGCGACTTTAACGTACCACTGAAAGATGGTGTGATCACTGACGAAAATAGAATCGTTGCTGCTCTGCCAACTATTAAAAAATTAATTGCGGATGGCGGTAAAGTAATCCTTTGCTCCCATATGGGCAAACCAAAAGGCGAACCAAAACCAGAATTATCCCTGGCTCCTGTAGCAAAAAGATTGTCAGAACACTTGGGCAAAGAAGTAGTATTTGCTGCTGATGATAATGTTGTAGGTGAAAACGCAAAAGCTGCTGTTGCTGCTATGAAAGACGGCGACGTAGTATTGCTGCAAAACACTAGATATCGCAAAGAAGAAACCAAAAATGGTGAAGAGTTCAGCAAAGAACTGGCTAGCTTGGCAGATGTATTTGTAAACGACGCTTTTGGTACCGCACACAGAGCACATTGTTCCACTGTTGGCGTAACTGATTATGTAAAAGAAACCGCTGTTGGTTATCTGATTGGGAAAGAACTGCAGTACCTGGGCAATGCTGTCAATGATCCAGCAAGACCATTCGTTACCATTTTGGGTGGCGCAAAAGTTGCAGATAAATTGAATGTTATTGAAAATCTGTTGAACAAAGCAGATACTTTGATTATCGGCGGCGGTATGGCATATACTTTCCTGGCTGCAAAAGGCTATGGTACAGGTACTTCCCTGTTGGATGAAGAAAAAATCGACTACTGTAAAAATATGCTGGCAAAAGCAGAAGAAAAAGGTGTTCAAATTTTACTGCCAATCGACTGCACCATTGCTGATGAATTCCCAAATCCAATTGATGCTGAAATTCCAGTAGAAGTTGTTGCAGCGGATGCAATTCCTGCTGATAAAATGAGCCTGGATATCGGTCCAAAAACAGCGGAACTGTTTGCAGAAGCTGTAAAATCTGCAAAAACAGTTGTTTGGAACGGACCAATGGGCGTATTTGAAAACCCAATCCTGGCAAAAGGTACGATCGCGGTTGCAAAAGCAATGGCTGAAACCGATGCGGTAACAGTAATCGGTGGTGGTGACTCCGCAGCAGCAGTAAACACCCTGGGCTTTGGTGATAAAATGACCCATATCTCCACTGGTGGCGGTGCTTCCCTGGAATTCCTGGAAGGAAAAGAACTGCCAGGTATCGCAGCAATCCAAGATAAATAA
- the trmL gene encoding tRNA (uridine(34)/cytosine(34)/5-carboxymethylaminomethyluridine(34)-2'-O)-methyltransferase TrmL, with amino-acid sequence MSTLNIVLVEPQIPQNTGNIARTCAATGARLHLVKPLGFAIDDKKLKRAGLDYWQYLDITYYENLAEFLEKNADGNFFFFTTKGQHIYSDAEYPDNSYLIFGREDAGLPEDLLYHHPEDCVRMPMLGMIRSLNLSNTVAIATYEVLRQWGFPKLKTTGELTKYTWN; translated from the coding sequence ATGAGTACGTTAAATATTGTGTTGGTGGAACCACAGATTCCACAAAATACAGGGAATATTGCCCGTACCTGCGCAGCTACTGGCGCACGGCTCCATCTGGTAAAACCATTGGGCTTTGCAATTGATGACAAAAAGCTCAAACGAGCTGGATTGGACTATTGGCAATACCTTGACATTACCTATTATGAAAACCTGGCGGAATTTTTAGAGAAAAATGCGGATGGAAATTTCTTTTTCTTTACAACAAAGGGCCAGCATATTTATTCGGATGCGGAATATCCGGATAACTCCTATTTGATTTTTGGTCGGGAGGATGCGGGACTTCCAGAGGATTTACTCTACCATCATCCAGAAGATTGTGTTCGGATGCCGATGCTAGGAATGATCCGCAGTTTAAATTTATCCAATACCGTTGCAATCGCTACCTATGAAGTATTGCGCCAATGGGGATTTCCAAAATTAAAGACCACTGGCGAGCTGACAAAATACACCTGGAATTAA
- the spoVAC gene encoding stage V sporulation protein AC: MKLTPTEYSQMVEQASPKSPSAKNIPMAFFIGGLICGIGEALRQLYIAAGLGKPEAAACVSVTFIGITAILTGLKVFDNIAKVAGAGTIVPITGFANAIVSPALEFKAEGYVLGLGAKMFVIAGPVIVYGTVASAIYGVILYIIQLF, translated from the coding sequence ATGAAATTAACTCCTACTGAGTACAGCCAAATGGTAGAACAAGCCTCCCCCAAATCACCTTCCGCCAAAAATATTCCAATGGCGTTTTTCATTGGCGGCTTAATTTGTGGGATTGGGGAAGCACTCCGCCAGCTGTATATCGCTGCAGGATTGGGAAAACCCGAAGCCGCTGCTTGTGTTTCGGTTACCTTTATTGGCATTACCGCAATCCTAACAGGGCTAAAGGTGTTTGACAATATCGCCAAAGTTGCAGGCGCTGGCACCATTGTTCCAATCACCGGATTTGCCAACGCAATTGTTTCCCCAGCATTGGAATTCAAAGCAGAAGGTTATGTATTAGGATTAGGCGCAAAAATGTTTGTCATTGCTGGGCCTGTAATTGTATATGGAACAGTTGCCTCCGCAATTTATGGCGTAATTCTATATATCATTCAATTATTTTAA
- the tpiA gene encoding triose-phosphate isomerase: MNKTLRQAIIAGNWKMNKNRAEAKELIEAMKPLVADANCGVVICVPFTNLETAMELTEGTNIKVGAENVHFEKSGAFTGEISADMLTEMGVEYVVIGHSERRQYFGETDHTVNLRTKAAVEAGLKPIVCVGEMLEDRENGITAELVAMQVKLALKDITKEQLKNIVIAYEPVWAIGTGKTATADQAAEVCGLIRETVASIYDKEAADAMTIQYGGSMNPKNAAELLGKEDIDGGLIGGASLKAPDFAAIVEAATKG, encoded by the coding sequence ATGAACAAAACATTACGTCAAGCAATTATTGCTGGCAACTGGAAAATGAACAAAAATCGTGCAGAAGCAAAAGAATTAATTGAAGCAATGAAACCATTGGTTGCAGACGCTAACTGTGGCGTTGTAATCTGTGTTCCTTTCACCAACCTGGAAACCGCAATGGAACTGACCGAAGGTACCAACATCAAAGTTGGCGCTGAAAACGTTCACTTTGAAAAATCCGGCGCTTTTACTGGTGAAATTTCCGCTGATATGCTGACCGAAATGGGCGTTGAATACGTTGTAATCGGTCACAGCGAAAGAAGACAATATTTTGGTGAAACAGACCATACTGTAAACCTGAGAACAAAAGCTGCTGTTGAAGCTGGCCTGAAACCAATCGTTTGCGTTGGTGAAATGCTGGAAGACAGAGAAAACGGCATTACAGCTGAACTGGTTGCTATGCAGGTAAAACTGGCTCTGAAAGACATCACAAAAGAACAACTGAAAAACATTGTAATCGCTTACGAACCAGTATGGGCAATCGGTACAGGAAAAACTGCTACTGCTGACCAGGCTGCTGAAGTTTGTGGCTTAATCCGTGAAACAGTTGCTAGCATCTATGATAAAGAAGCTGCTGATGCTATGACTATCCAATACGGTGGTTCTATGAATCCAAAAAATGCTGCTGAACTGTTGGGCAAAGAAGACATTGATGGCGGTTTGATTGGTGGCGCTTCCCTGAAAGCTCCAGATTTTGCTGCTATCGTAGAAGCTGCTACAAAAGGTTAA
- the gpmI gene encoding 2,3-bisphosphoglycerate-independent phosphoglycerate mutase: MAKKPLALIIMDGFGDNPSDYGNAIKSAKKPNLDHYLNECPRVDIGASGMLVGLPDGQMGNSEVGHTNIGAGRIVYQELTRITKSIQDGEFFQNEALNKAIENCKENNSSLHLMGLLSDGGVHSHNTHLYGLLELAKKAGLEQVYVHCFMDGRDVPPSSGIDYVAELQNKLDEIGVGKIATVMGRYYAMDRDNRWDRVEKAYAAMVYGEGEKAESGTQAMENSYAADTTDEFVLPTVCAENATVKEHDSIVFFNFRPDRAREITRTFVDPDFSGFERKKGMVPVHFVCFTQYDATMPNVDVAFKPQSLVNTFGEYISKKGLTQLRIAETEKYAHVTFFFNGGVEKEFENEDRALIKSPAVATYDMKPEMSAYEVTDEVVKRIESDKYDVIILNYANCDMVGHTGVFDAAKAAVEAVDTCVGRTVSAILEKGGVALITADHGNADKMYEEDGSPFTAHTTFPVPFAVVGMDCELREGGKLADIAPTMLEILGLPQPAEMDGQSLIKH; this comes from the coding sequence ATGGCAAAAAAACCTTTAGCCTTGATTATTATGGACGGTTTTGGTGATAACCCATCCGATTACGGCAATGCGATTAAATCTGCAAAAAAACCAAATTTAGACCATTATTTAAACGAGTGCCCTCGTGTTGATATTGGTGCATCCGGTATGCTCGTTGGCCTGCCAGATGGTCAGATGGGGAACTCTGAAGTTGGCCACACCAACATTGGCGCTGGACGGATTGTATACCAGGAATTAACCAGAATTACAAAATCCATTCAGGATGGAGAGTTCTTCCAGAACGAGGCTTTAAACAAAGCAATTGAAAATTGTAAAGAAAATAATTCCTCCCTGCATTTGATGGGCTTGTTGTCCGATGGTGGCGTCCACAGCCACAACACCCATCTGTATGGTTTACTGGAACTGGCAAAAAAAGCTGGCTTGGAACAAGTATATGTTCATTGCTTTATGGATGGACGTGACGTTCCACCTTCTTCTGGGATTGATTATGTAGCTGAACTACAAAACAAACTGGACGAAATCGGAGTTGGCAAAATTGCTACAGTAATGGGTAGATATTATGCCATGGACCGTGATAACCGTTGGGACCGTGTGGAAAAAGCCTATGCTGCAATGGTTTACGGAGAAGGAGAAAAAGCAGAATCCGGAACACAGGCAATGGAAAACTCCTATGCGGCTGATACTACGGATGAATTTGTTCTGCCAACGGTATGTGCTGAAAATGCAACAGTAAAGGAACACGACAGTATTGTATTCTTTAACTTCCGCCCTGACCGTGCCCGTGAAATCACTAGAACTTTTGTAGATCCAGATTTCAGCGGTTTTGAACGCAAAAAGGGAATGGTTCCAGTACACTTTGTTTGCTTTACTCAATATGATGCAACTATGCCAAATGTAGATGTTGCATTTAAGCCACAGTCTTTGGTAAATACCTTTGGGGAATATATCAGTAAAAAGGGCTTGACTCAGCTGAGAATTGCGGAAACCGAAAAATACGCCCATGTAACTTTCTTCTTTAACGGTGGCGTTGAGAAAGAATTTGAAAACGAAGACAGGGCATTGATTAAGTCCCCAGCAGTTGCAACTTATGATATGAAACCAGAAATGAGTGCCTATGAGGTAACAGATGAAGTAGTAAAACGCATTGAATCTGACAAATATGATGTTATCATTTTAAACTATGCGAACTGTGATATGGTAGGGCACACTGGTGTATTTGACGCTGCAAAAGCAGCTGTAGAAGCAGTGGACACCTGTGTTGGCAGAACCGTTTCTGCTATCTTGGAAAAAGGCGGCGTTGCTTTGATCACTGCTGACCATGGAAATGCTGACAAAATGTATGAAGAAGATGGCTCTCCATTTACTGCTCACACCACATTCCCAGTTCCATTTGCGGTAGTAGGCATGGATTGTGAACTGCGTGAAGGCGGTAAACTGGCAGATATTGCCCCAACTATGCTGGAAATCCTTGGTTTGCCTCAACCAGCTGAAATGGATGGGCAAAGCTTAATTAAACATTAA
- a CDS encoding adenylosuccinate synthase, with protein sequence MPAKIVVGVQWGDEGKGKIIDILASRADVVVRSQGGNNAGHTVESNGETYKLHLVPSGILYPNTTCLIGCGVVIDPQDILREIDGLIQRGIDCNNLKIDPRAHVIMPWHRKLDGLSEAALGGKQIGTTGRGIGPCYMDKAERSGIRMYDLVHESIFREKAAAVGALKNKIITQIYGGEALDVDTIIEEYVGYAKRLAPYLADVSVLTYEAVKQDKEILFEGAQGTLLDLDVGTYPYVTSSHPLSAGCCIGSGVGPTVIDEVIGVAKAYTTRVGAGPFPTELFDEMGDMIRNRGNEFGTTTGRPRRTGWFDAVILRHAVRANGLTALAINKFDTLSGIETLKVCVAYKKPDGTIFTEYPCDIQELEDCTPVYEEVPGFSGDLSKCKTYDELPQECKDYIAYLEKVCGCPIKMVGVGPSRDQNLER encoded by the coding sequence ATGCCTGCAAAAATTGTAGTCGGCGTTCAATGGGGCGACGAAGGTAAAGGTAAAATCATTGACATTTTGGCTTCCCGCGCAGATGTTGTTGTGCGCTCACAGGGCGGTAACAACGCTGGTCATACAGTGGAAAGCAACGGAGAGACCTATAAGTTGCATCTGGTACCATCCGGCATCTTATACCCCAACACCACCTGTCTGATTGGTTGTGGCGTAGTAATCGACCCACAAGATATTTTAAGGGAGATTGACGGTTTAATTCAACGGGGGATTGATTGCAACAACTTAAAAATCGACCCACGTGCCCACGTGATTATGCCATGGCACCGTAAATTGGACGGATTAAGTGAAGCTGCCTTGGGCGGCAAGCAGATTGGTACTACAGGCCGTGGGATTGGTCCATGCTATATGGATAAAGCGGAACGTAGTGGGATTCGTATGTACGACCTGGTACATGAATCTATTTTCCGTGAAAAAGCTGCTGCTGTTGGTGCGTTAAAAAATAAAATTATCACCCAGATTTATGGTGGAGAGGCATTGGACGTTGATACTATTATTGAAGAATATGTAGGATATGCGAAACGTCTGGCTCCATATTTAGCGGATGTATCTGTGTTGACTTATGAAGCTGTAAAACAGGACAAAGAAATTCTGTTTGAAGGGGCTCAAGGAACCTTGTTGGACTTGGATGTTGGAACCTATCCATATGTTACTTCTTCCCATCCATTGTCTGCTGGATGCTGTATTGGCTCCGGTGTTGGCCCAACGGTAATTGATGAAGTAATTGGGGTTGCGAAAGCATATACCACTCGTGTAGGGGCTGGCCCATTCCCAACCGAGTTATTCGATGAAATGGGCGATATGATCCGTAACCGTGGCAACGAGTTCGGCACAACCACTGGACGTCCAAGAAGAACTGGATGGTTTGATGCAGTGATCCTCCGTCATGCGGTACGTGCCAATGGGTTAACCGCTTTGGCAATCAATAAATTTGATACTTTAAGTGGGATTGAAACCTTAAAAGTATGTGTTGCTTATAAAAAACCGGATGGCACTATTTTTACAGAATACCCATGTGATATTCAAGAATTAGAAGATTGCACACCGGTTTATGAGGAAGTACCTGGTTTTTCCGGAGACCTTTCCAAGTGTAAAACATATGATGAACTGCCACAGGAATGTAAGGATTATATTGCTTATCTGGAAAAAGTGTGTGGATGCCCAATTAAAATGGTTGGTGTAGGCCCTTCCAGAGACCAGAACTTAGAGAGATAA
- a CDS encoding L-aspartate oxidase — translation MKLYDVIIVGSGVAGLSTALHLNKDLNVLLLCKREMTLCNSSLAQGGMVAVYDTEHDSCEEHIKDTMIAGRYENNLEAVTILSKESKMVADELLDLGVDFDRTSDGKIDLTLEGGHSKHRILHYKDSTGKEIVDKLIIAVKRRKNVTVMEYAQMCNLKKVPGGFSLDILQHEQHHYVSTPFCVLATGGIGRIYQYTTNSAIATGDGIAMAYQLGAKIQHLSYIQFHPTAFYNAQQRECFLISEAVRGNGAYLRNCHMERFMHKYDERLELAPRDVVSQAIMKEQEATGSKHFYLDISHKEPEFIKTRFPMIYHNLLQSEYDLTREPVPIYPCQHYLMGGIQVNLNSESTIPGLFAVGECSHTGVHGRNRLASNSLLEGIVFGRRSALHINQLSKQTQEKIQPYPFQPDVYTADIPKGTRTEIRSIMQKAHFVLPNRKLAEEGFIRINDIKFMLEHGQFKVTPDYIEAKSLATCAYIILKEIM, via the coding sequence GTGAAACTATATGACGTAATTATTGTAGGTAGTGGCGTAGCTGGGTTAAGTACCGCACTCCACCTAAACAAAGACCTTAATGTATTGTTGTTATGCAAACGGGAAATGACCCTGTGTAACTCCTCTTTAGCACAAGGCGGGATGGTAGCGGTATATGATACCGAACACGATAGCTGTGAAGAACATATTAAGGATACGATGATCGCCGGCCGATATGAAAACAACTTAGAGGCTGTTACTATCCTTTCCAAAGAGAGTAAAATGGTAGCGGATGAACTCCTCGATTTGGGAGTCGATTTTGACCGCACATCGGATGGAAAAATTGATTTAACCCTAGAGGGTGGGCACAGCAAACACCGTATCCTGCATTATAAAGATTCCACAGGCAAAGAAATTGTGGATAAATTAATTATTGCCGTAAAACGCCGCAAAAATGTGACCGTTATGGAATATGCTCAGATGTGCAACCTAAAAAAAGTTCCTGGCGGCTTTAGTTTGGATATTTTACAGCATGAGCAACACCACTATGTTTCCACGCCATTTTGTGTATTGGCAACAGGGGGCATTGGTCGTATCTATCAGTATACCACAAATTCCGCGATTGCTACTGGGGATGGTATTGCTATGGCATACCAGTTGGGAGCAAAAATCCAACATTTAAGTTATATTCAATTCCACCCGACTGCTTTTTATAACGCCCAGCAAAGAGAATGCTTTTTAATCAGTGAAGCGGTCCGAGGAAACGGTGCTTACCTGCGAAACTGCCATATGGAACGTTTTATGCACAAATATGATGAACGTTTGGAATTAGCACCCCGTGATGTAGTATCCCAGGCCATTATGAAAGAGCAGGAAGCAACGGGAAGCAAACATTTTTACTTGGATATTTCCCATAAGGAGCCAGAATTCATTAAAACTCGTTTTCCAATGATCTACCACAATTTACTACAATCGGAATATGATTTAACCAGGGAACCTGTCCCAATCTATCCTTGCCAGCATTATCTGATGGGAGGGATTCAGGTAAATTTAAATTCGGAATCCACCATTCCTGGATTATTCGCTGTTGGGGAGTGTTCCCATACAGGAGTGCATGGCAGGAACCGTTTGGCAAGCAACTCCCTGTTAGAAGGGATTGTATTTGGCCGGCGTTCCGCACTCCATATCAATCAGCTCTCCAAACAAACACAGGAAAAAATACAACCTTATCCATTCCAGCCAGATGTTTATACTGCGGATATTCCAAAAGGGACCCGTACTGAAATCCGTTCTATCATGCAAAAGGCGCATTTTGTCCTGCCAAATCGAAAGTTAGCAGAGGAAGGCTTCATCCGTATCAATGATATTAAATTTATGTTGGAACACGGGCAGTTTAAGGTAACTCCGGATTATATTGAGGCAAAATCCCTGGCTACCTGTGCTTATATTATTTTAAAAGAAATTATGTAG
- the nadC gene encoding carboxylating nicotinate-nucleotide diphosphorylase gives MSLPQFYIDDIIKRAIMEDINYVDVTTDYLISDDAVTTAKYVAKDTGVVAGVDIAVRVYQLLDDSIQYEIFKKDGDAVEKGDIILTLTGKTKTLLKGERTSLNLIQHMSGIATMTNKCVQLTKGTNCTIADTRKTLPGLRALQKYAVTVGGGLNHRFNLSDGAMLKDNHIDAYGSMTNAVKALREKIGHMVKIEAETRNFEELEEALNCGADVIMLDNMSPADMAKAVEITAGRAKLEASGNITLENIAEVAKTGVDIISLGALTHSVKAFDISMKIAL, from the coding sequence ATGTCTTTACCACAATTTTATATTGACGATATTATCAAGCGGGCAATTATGGAGGACATCAACTATGTAGATGTTACGACCGATTACCTGATCAGCGATGATGCTGTAACAACCGCCAAATATGTTGCGAAGGATACCGGCGTTGTGGCTGGTGTAGATATTGCTGTCCGGGTTTATCAATTACTGGATGATTCCATTCAATACGAAATCTTTAAAAAAGATGGGGATGCTGTAGAAAAAGGCGATATCATCCTCACCTTAACCGGAAAAACAAAAACCCTTTTAAAAGGGGAACGTACTTCTTTAAATCTAATCCAACACATGTCCGGTATTGCCACAATGACTAATAAATGTGTTCAGCTTACCAAAGGTACCAACTGTACCATCGCAGACACCCGTAAAACTCTGCCCGGACTGCGTGCTCTACAAAAATACGCTGTAACCGTAGGAGGAGGGTTAAACCATCGTTTTAATCTCTCCGATGGAGCTATGTTGAAAGATAACCATATTGACGCCTATGGCTCTATGACAAACGCAGTAAAAGCATTACGTGAAAAAATTGGCCATATGGTAAAAATCGAGGCGGAAACCCGTAATTTTGAAGAATTGGAAGAAGCCTTGAACTGTGGAGCAGATGTCATTATGTTGGATAACATGTCCCCTGCTGATATGGCGAAAGCGGTTGAAATCACCGCTGGCAGGGCAAAATTAGAGGCATCCGGTAATATTACTCTGGAAAACATTGCTGAAGTTGCCAAAACAGGGGTGGATATCATCTCTTTAGGTGCTTTAACCCATTCTGTGAAAGCATTTGATATCAGTATGAAAATCGCTTTATAA
- a CDS encoding VanW family protein, whose amino-acid sequence MNFSIESIKKHKVPVIITGIVIVLLIVGIITGVVLYKQHLDKILPTNASLHGISLSKLNHEELEDVLQNEINPKLEEQKIQLTFQDKTAEISLKDCGFSYQADQVFAEAKEYDFKENPDGFTPDIHYNDETLTQLITEFKDSSAVAVTPYSYERKGNQLVVRAGAAGSSIEVEKEKEKIITQVKQFVFDPVVAEGIAVTDDTIAINLDQIHQEVCKEAKDATSNVNSSGKMIYNQEEEGVSFNLDTAKQIVTDPSSGEYTIDLTITAPKVTVEQLKQQHDNAACPDLLQSYTTNFTATDKNRNFNIAKAAATLNGAVVAPGEVFSFNGRVGYTDKAHGYKPAGVYTPNGLEDGYGGGVCQVSTTTYVAAVLANMDITRRSNHSYTVGYVPLGWDAAVSDGGQDFCFKNTRDQSIKIVATTTNTSITVSIYGTKSDKDNYKVEMTKNGKITSTTPFGTKYKDRADMPSTYQKTISNGKNGCTVEVTKTVTYNGAVVSTSVIKSTYKPMDKVIERGTGATEPAQTTPTPTPSAPPAESTPPPETSSTPQDVQ is encoded by the coding sequence ATGAACTTTAGCATTGAATCAATCAAAAAGCATAAGGTTCCTGTTATAATAACAGGAATTGTGATTGTTTTATTGATTGTGGGGATTATCACAGGTGTTGTATTATACAAACAACATTTGGATAAAATTTTACCTACAAATGCCAGTCTACATGGAATTTCTTTAAGTAAATTAAACCATGAGGAACTGGAAGATGTATTACAAAACGAGATTAATCCAAAATTAGAGGAACAGAAAATACAGCTTACTTTTCAAGATAAGACAGCTGAGATTTCATTAAAAGATTGTGGATTTTCCTATCAAGCAGACCAGGTATTTGCTGAGGCAAAAGAATACGATTTTAAAGAAAACCCAGATGGTTTTACTCCAGATATCCATTATAATGATGAAACCTTAACCCAGCTTATTACAGAATTTAAAGATAGTTCCGCTGTAGCAGTAACTCCTTATTCCTATGAACGGAAAGGAAACCAATTAGTGGTTCGTGCAGGTGCAGCAGGTTCTTCTATTGAGGTGGAGAAAGAAAAAGAAAAAATTATAACCCAAGTGAAACAGTTTGTATTTGATCCGGTTGTTGCAGAAGGCATAGCTGTTACAGATGATACTATTGCGATTAATTTAGACCAAATCCATCAAGAAGTCTGTAAAGAAGCAAAAGATGCTACTAGCAATGTAAACAGCTCTGGTAAAATGATTTATAACCAGGAGGAAGAAGGAGTATCTTTCAATCTAGATACTGCAAAACAGATTGTAACGGACCCTTCTTCTGGGGAGTACACAATTGATTTAACTATTACTGCGCCAAAGGTAACGGTAGAACAGTTAAAACAGCAGCATGATAATGCAGCATGTCCAGATTTATTACAAAGCTATACTACTAATTTTACGGCAACAGATAAAAATCGAAACTTTAATATTGCCAAAGCGGCAGCCACTTTAAATGGGGCAGTAGTAGCTCCTGGAGAAGTATTTTCTTTTAACGGCAGGGTTGGATATACGGATAAAGCCCATGGCTATAAACCAGCTGGAGTATATACACCAAATGGTTTAGAGGATGGCTATGGTGGTGGCGTTTGCCAAGTATCTACAACAACTTATGTAGCGGCAGTACTGGCTAATATGGATATTACCCGCCGAAGTAATCACAGCTATACAGTAGGATATGTTCCTTTAGGATGGGATGCTGCTGTCAGCGATGGTGGACAGGATTTCTGTTTTAAAAATACCCGTGACCAATCCATCAAAATTGTAGCGACTACTACCAATACATCAATTACCGTTTCTATTTATGGGACAAAATCGGATAAAGATAATTATAAAGTAGAGATGACCAAAAACGGAAAGATTACAAGCACTACCCCATTTGGTACAAAGTACAAAGACAGGGCGGATATGCCATCTACCTATCAAAAAACCATTAGTAACGGAAAAAATGGCTGTACGGTAGAAGTAACCAAAACGGTTACCTATAATGGGGCTGTTGTTTCTACCTCTGTCATTAAAAGTACTTATAAACCAATGGATAAAGTAATAGAACGTGGAACAGGGGCAACGGAACCCGCACAAACAACTCCTACTCCAACCCCATCAGCACCACCAGCAGAATCTACTCCACCACCAGAAACCTCATCGACCCCACAAGATGTGCAGTAA